A single window of Pyxidicoccus xibeiensis DNA harbors:
- a CDS encoding tetratricopeptide repeat protein, with translation MDEPLKQLLTLGRGYFEKKQYAQAEQYLAKIVEQNPTFADVFNMLGIIYHDQGQFARAQRAFESALKLNPAYTEAALNLAVIYNDMGKYAEAKEVYQTALSQQKSGPGELDPYVEKKIANMYGEIGDVFASSGAWAKAIEEYRRALGLCPQFVDIRLKLGNALRDAGDNDAAIVEYEQVIAQNPAFIPGRIQYGVALYSAGRRAEAVKVWEDVLVRSPDNKSAQMYLNLVKDPGKAEQAG, from the coding sequence ATGGACGAGCCCCTCAAGCAGCTACTGACCCTCGGGCGCGGCTACTTCGAGAAGAAGCAGTACGCCCAGGCCGAGCAGTACCTCGCGAAGATTGTCGAGCAGAACCCGACCTTCGCGGACGTGTTCAACATGCTCGGCATCATCTACCACGACCAGGGCCAGTTCGCCCGGGCGCAGCGCGCCTTCGAGTCCGCGCTGAAGCTCAACCCCGCGTACACCGAGGCGGCGCTGAACCTGGCCGTCATCTACAACGACATGGGGAAGTACGCCGAGGCGAAGGAGGTCTACCAGACCGCCCTCTCCCAGCAGAAGTCCGGCCCCGGCGAGCTGGACCCCTACGTCGAGAAGAAGATCGCCAACATGTACGGCGAGATTGGCGACGTCTTCGCCTCCAGCGGCGCGTGGGCGAAGGCCATCGAGGAGTACCGGCGCGCGCTCGGACTTTGCCCGCAGTTCGTGGACATCCGCCTCAAGCTGGGCAATGCCTTGCGCGACGCGGGCGACAACGACGCGGCCATCGTCGAGTACGAGCAGGTCATCGCACAGAACCCGGCTTTCATCCCGGGCCGTATCCAGTATGGGGTCGCGCTTTATTCGGCGGGGCGGAGGGCGGAGGCGGTCAAGGTCTGGGAGGACGTGCTGGTGCGCAGCCCGGATAACAAGAGCGCCCAGATGTACCTCAACCTGGTGAAGGACCCCGGCAAGGCGGAGCAGGCAGGTTGA
- a CDS encoding XTP/dITP diphosphatase → MTQKPRLLFATSNKGKLRELRELVGDAVEVVSLADLPPVPEPEEDAATFEGNAVKKAREYARATGLPALADDSGLCVDALDGRPGVHSARYAPGDDRARYEKLLAELAGVPDARRTAAFQCALALVLPGGETKVEVGRCEGRIGHAPRGTHGFGYDPVFVFPDKGRTMAELTPEEKAAVSHRGAAFRKMRPHLLSLLAG, encoded by the coding sequence ATGACGCAGAAGCCCCGGCTGCTCTTCGCCACCTCCAACAAGGGGAAGCTGCGCGAATTGCGAGAGCTCGTCGGGGACGCGGTGGAGGTCGTGTCCCTCGCGGACCTGCCCCCCGTGCCCGAGCCCGAGGAGGATGCCGCCACCTTCGAGGGGAACGCGGTGAAGAAGGCCCGCGAGTACGCCCGGGCCACGGGGCTGCCCGCGCTGGCGGACGACTCGGGGCTGTGTGTGGACGCGCTGGACGGCAGGCCCGGGGTGCACTCGGCGCGCTATGCGCCGGGCGACGACAGGGCCCGCTACGAGAAGCTGCTGGCCGAGCTGGCCGGGGTGCCGGACGCGCGGCGCACCGCCGCGTTCCAGTGTGCGCTGGCGCTGGTGCTGCCCGGGGGCGAGACGAAGGTGGAGGTGGGCCGGTGCGAGGGCCGCATCGGCCACGCGCCACGGGGCACCCACGGCTTCGGCTATGACCCGGTGTTCGTCTTCCCGGACAAGGGCCGGACGATGGCGGAGCTCACCCCGGAGGAGAAGGCGGCGGTGTCGCACCGGGGGGCGGCCTTCCGGAAGATGCGGCCCCACCTGCTGAGCCTGCTGGCAGGCTGA
- a CDS encoding regulatory protein RecX, whose protein sequence is MHPEDEGPPEDAGGSDEGPDAVRRATDVCLKLLSMRARSRHELDAALTRKGFTAKVRDEALSRVQGWGYLDDARFAQERAASLLRKGRLGPQAVLQRLEAHGLGEAAAREALARATHVEAFDALAAARAVLEGKGLLGRPLSAKERARAGRLLDSRGFSEDVVHRLLGEPSLDPSGPDE, encoded by the coding sequence ATGCATCCGGAGGACGAAGGCCCACCCGAAGACGCCGGTGGCTCCGACGAGGGCCCCGACGCCGTCCGCCGCGCCACGGACGTCTGCCTCAAGCTGCTGTCCATGCGGGCCCGCAGCCGCCACGAGCTGGACGCGGCGCTGACGCGCAAGGGCTTCACCGCCAAGGTCCGCGACGAGGCGCTCTCCCGGGTCCAGGGCTGGGGCTACCTCGACGACGCGCGCTTCGCCCAGGAGCGCGCGGCCTCCCTGCTGCGCAAGGGCCGGCTGGGCCCCCAGGCCGTCCTCCAGCGCCTGGAGGCCCACGGGCTGGGAGAGGCGGCCGCCCGGGAGGCCCTGGCACGGGCCACCCACGTCGAGGCGTTCGACGCGCTGGCCGCCGCGCGCGCGGTACTGGAAGGAAAGGGCCTGCTCGGCCGCCCGCTTTCGGCGAAGGAGCGGGCTCGCGCGGGACGGCTCCTCGACAGCCGGGGCTTCTCCGAAGACGTCGTCCACCGACTGCTGGGTGAACCTTCGCTGGACCCCTCAGGCCCGGACGAATAG
- the rph gene encoding ribonuclease PH, producing the protein MRSFQRGALDLRPVILTPGVSRYAEGSVQVEFGHTKVLVTCSTEERVPPHLMGKGTGWVTAEYGMLPRATHSRNQRESAKGKQTGRTMEIQRLIGRSLRAAVDLSTLGPRTLTLDCDVLQADGGTRTASITGAYVALVLALRQLQKAGTLTKPPKLTPLAAVSVGVVKGEVRVDLDYDEDSTADVDLNLVATADGRMVELQGTAEHQLFDRKTLDAMVDGGLAAIQQLTAAQAKVLG; encoded by the coding sequence GTGCGTTCCTTCCAACGTGGTGCGCTGGACCTTCGCCCCGTCATCCTCACTCCCGGTGTCTCCCGCTACGCGGAAGGCTCCGTCCAGGTGGAGTTCGGCCACACCAAGGTGCTCGTCACCTGCTCCACGGAGGAGCGCGTTCCGCCGCACCTGATGGGCAAGGGCACCGGCTGGGTGACGGCCGAGTACGGCATGCTGCCGCGCGCCACGCACTCGCGGAACCAGCGCGAGTCCGCCAAGGGCAAGCAGACGGGCCGCACCATGGAAATCCAGCGCCTCATCGGCCGCTCGCTGCGCGCGGCGGTGGACCTGTCCACCCTGGGCCCCCGCACCCTCACCCTGGACTGCGACGTGCTCCAGGCCGACGGCGGCACGCGCACCGCCTCCATCACCGGGGCCTACGTGGCGCTGGTGCTCGCGCTGCGCCAGCTCCAGAAGGCCGGCACCCTCACCAAGCCGCCCAAGCTGACGCCGCTGGCCGCCGTGTCCGTGGGCGTGGTGAAGGGCGAGGTGCGGGTGGACCTGGACTACGACGAGGACTCCACCGCGGACGTGGACCTGAACCTCGTGGCCACCGCGGACGGCCGCATGGTGGAGCTGCAGGGCACCGCCGAGCACCAGCTCTTCGACCGCAAGACGCTGGATGCCATGGTGGACGGCGGGCTGGCCGCGATTCAGCAGCTCACCGCCGCGCAGGCCAAGGTGCTGGGATGA
- a CDS encoding N-acetylmuramoyl-L-alanine amidase family protein, producing the protein MPPSQRPLAPVLCLLLLLPVLAGAAERPARIVIDPGHGGAKEGAKGPGELREKDVALQVAQRLRARLEAAGGEVYLTRERDSLVSLTERVSLTNDHGADLFISIHANSMPTKKMRARTEGIETYFMSANASGEAARAVADRENAEAPVARAARGDSTLAFILEDLVRTEAHTDSSRLAYAIHPRLIARTRAADRGVQQAPFFVLSGVECPAVLVEVGYISHPQEGLKLGRADYQEKLAEAISEGVLTFLKETRRRDADRSPQQVAGPVSP; encoded by the coding sequence ATGCCGCCGTCGCAACGCCCCCTCGCCCCCGTCCTGTGCCTGCTGCTGCTCCTGCCCGTCCTGGCCGGGGCGGCGGAGCGTCCCGCGCGCATCGTCATCGACCCGGGACACGGCGGGGCCAAGGAGGGCGCGAAGGGCCCGGGCGAGCTGCGGGAGAAGGACGTGGCCCTCCAGGTGGCGCAGCGCCTGCGGGCGCGGCTGGAGGCGGCCGGCGGCGAGGTGTACCTCACGCGGGAGCGCGACTCGCTGGTGTCACTGACCGAGCGCGTGTCCCTGACGAACGACCACGGCGCGGACCTCTTCATCTCCATCCACGCCAACTCCATGCCCACCAAGAAGATGCGCGCGCGCACCGAGGGCATCGAGACGTACTTCATGTCCGCCAACGCCTCCGGCGAGGCCGCGCGCGCGGTGGCGGACCGGGAGAACGCGGAGGCGCCGGTGGCCCGCGCCGCCCGGGGCGACTCCACGCTGGCCTTCATCCTCGAGGACCTGGTGCGCACGGAGGCGCACACGGACTCGTCCCGGCTGGCCTATGCCATCCACCCGCGCCTCATCGCCCGCACCCGCGCGGCGGACCGGGGCGTGCAGCAGGCGCCCTTCTTCGTCCTCTCGGGCGTGGAGTGTCCGGCCGTGCTCGTGGAGGTGGGCTACATCTCCCATCCCCAGGAGGGGCTGAAGCTGGGCCGCGCGGACTACCAGGAGAAGCTGGCCGAGGCGATTTCCGAGGGCGTGCTGACCTTCCTGAAGGAGACGCGCCGCCGCGACGCGGACCGGAGCCCCCAGCAGGTGGCCGGCCCGGTGTCTCCGTGA
- the selD gene encoding selenide, water dikinase SelD has product MADEQTGSPKPKRLTELSHCAGUAAKLRPADLAQVLRRLKTAGGPQALVGFSTNDDAAVYRLTPGLAVVETVDFFPPVVDDPFQFGAIAAANALSDIYAMGARPLFALNLVGFPDGQPLKVLSKILAGGQSKADEAGIPILGGHSVRDPEPKYGMAVTGVVHPKKVLTNAGAKPGDVLFLTKPLGSGIATTAIKRGVASKQLSKRVVAVMSALNRAAGEVFASGKFKVHALTDVTGYGLLGHLLEMMTGAKARAVLDLERIPLISDVPALAEAGVVPGGTKANLLHVKKKVRFPDGLPEHIQWVLADAQTNGGLLASVPARHALKALKALEAAGVEAALIGEVRAGKPGIDVVG; this is encoded by the coding sequence ATGGCGGACGAGCAGACGGGCAGCCCGAAGCCGAAGCGTCTCACCGAACTGAGTCACTGCGCGGGCTGAGCGGCCAAACTGCGACCCGCGGACTTGGCGCAGGTCCTGCGCCGTTTGAAGACTGCCGGTGGTCCCCAGGCGCTGGTGGGTTTCTCCACCAACGACGACGCGGCCGTCTATCGCCTCACGCCCGGCCTGGCCGTGGTGGAGACGGTGGACTTCTTCCCGCCCGTGGTGGACGACCCGTTCCAGTTCGGGGCCATCGCCGCGGCGAACGCCCTGTCGGACATCTACGCCATGGGGGCCCGGCCCCTCTTCGCCCTCAACCTGGTGGGCTTCCCGGACGGCCAGCCCCTCAAGGTCCTCTCGAAGATTCTCGCGGGCGGCCAGTCCAAGGCGGACGAGGCGGGCATCCCCATCCTCGGCGGCCACAGCGTGAGGGACCCGGAGCCGAAGTACGGCATGGCCGTCACCGGCGTGGTGCACCCGAAGAAGGTCCTCACCAACGCGGGCGCGAAGCCCGGCGACGTGCTCTTCCTCACCAAGCCCCTGGGCTCGGGCATCGCCACCACCGCCATCAAACGGGGCGTGGCCTCGAAGCAGCTCTCCAAGCGCGTGGTGGCGGTGATGTCCGCCCTCAACCGCGCCGCCGGTGAGGTCTTCGCCTCGGGGAAGTTCAAGGTCCACGCCCTCACGGACGTGACGGGCTACGGCCTCTTGGGCCACCTGCTGGAGATGATGACCGGGGCGAAGGCGCGCGCCGTGCTGGACCTGGAGCGCATCCCCCTCATCTCGGACGTGCCCGCGCTGGCGGAGGCCGGCGTGGTGCCCGGCGGGACGAAGGCCAACCTCCTCCACGTGAAGAAGAAGGTCCGCTTCCCGGACGGGCTGCCCGAGCACATCCAGTGGGTGCTCGCGGACGCGCAGACCAACGGCGGCCTGCTGGCCAGCGTGCCCGCGCGCCACGCCCTGAAGGCGCTGAAGGCGCTGGAGGCCGCCGGCGTGGAGGCGGCCCTCATCGGTGAGGTCCGGGCGGGCAAGCCCGGCATCGACGTCGTCGGCTGA
- a CDS encoding FHA domain-containing protein encodes MDTQKTYALKFISGKYQGGEFPLKVDKQIVIGRSSELDMVLVEDMVSRKHAKISFADGKITIEDLGSTNGTFVNGEKVKQARLKEGDRILIGTSILKLVHQGAEAANVDESMVKQKLEEVAAVQAARTTNKASSMTGKIEEIPLPDLLQLFHTSKKNGVLVVNSDQEGRIYLRQGRVYYAVIGDNHNLGPQKSFNRIITWEQGDFELRPADTQEFMVELDSSTEALLMDSLRQLDEMKRLQPSLPALDAPMALAMPLTPPLKELSPEMLDVLQLVHNYGTLGAVLDRADADDVVTAEAVAQLLKRDYVRKV; translated from the coding sequence ATGGACACGCAAAAGACCTACGCCCTCAAGTTCATCTCCGGGAAGTACCAGGGCGGCGAGTTCCCCCTGAAGGTGGACAAGCAGATCGTCATCGGGCGCTCGAGCGAGCTGGACATGGTGCTCGTCGAGGACATGGTTTCTCGCAAGCACGCGAAGATCAGCTTCGCCGATGGGAAGATCACCATCGAGGACCTGGGCTCCACCAACGGGACCTTCGTCAACGGCGAGAAGGTGAAGCAGGCCCGGCTGAAGGAGGGGGACCGCATCCTCATCGGCACCTCCATCCTCAAGCTCGTCCACCAGGGGGCCGAGGCCGCCAACGTCGACGAGAGCATGGTGAAGCAGAAGCTGGAGGAGGTCGCCGCCGTCCAGGCCGCGCGGACCACCAACAAGGCCAGCTCCATGACGGGGAAGATTGAAGAGATTCCCCTGCCGGACCTGCTCCAGCTCTTCCACACGTCCAAGAAGAACGGCGTGCTGGTGGTGAACAGCGACCAGGAGGGCCGCATCTACCTGCGCCAGGGCCGCGTGTACTACGCCGTCATCGGCGACAACCACAACCTGGGCCCGCAGAAGAGCTTCAACCGCATCATCACCTGGGAGCAGGGCGACTTCGAGCTGCGCCCGGCGGACACCCAGGAGTTCATGGTGGAGCTGGACTCGTCCACCGAGGCGCTGCTGATGGACTCGCTCCGTCAGCTGGACGAGATGAAGCGCCTGCAGCCCAGCCTGCCGGCCCTGGACGCCCCCATGGCCCTGGCCATGCCGCTGACGCCTCCGCTCAAGGAGCTGTCGCCGGAGATGCTGGACGTGCTGCAGCTGGTGCACAACTACGGCACGCTGGGCGCGGTGCTGGACCGCGCGGACGCGGACGACGTGGTGACGGCGGAAGCGGTGGCGCAGCTGCTGAAGCGCGATTACGTGCGCAAGGTCTGA
- the tig gene encoding trigger factor — MKVQVEELSPVEKKLSIEVENARVAEELNRAYSRLGQQVRLPGFRQGKVPRRILEQRFKDQVEDEVIQRVVQTAYVEAIREHNVDVVANPQVTNSGIKPDAPFTFEARVEVKPKVEAKDYVELPLTKSETAVTDEQLNEQLERMRQSMGRLEPVTDRDTAAAGDNVTADFEATVDGQPFPGSKGEGVGFQVQPGELMEGKAAALEGVKVGESKDIDYAFAQDYRVEEVRGKTARFHVTVKSLQKEIVPELNDEFAKSSGIAQSLDELRTKLRTDMERSRKSQVEGEEREALMKAVIERNPFEVPRAMVERAMDSMLRGALQQLQRQGVDPSRLNLDFNRLREEMREKALQEVKGTLLFEAIAQKEGIQASDADVDARIEQLATEAGQPVAVVKKYFKGPDERLGLALRLREEKTIEFLRSRAKYS, encoded by the coding sequence ATGAAGGTCCAGGTCGAGGAGCTCTCTCCCGTCGAGAAGAAGCTCTCCATCGAGGTCGAGAACGCCCGCGTGGCGGAGGAGCTCAACCGCGCGTACTCCAGGCTCGGCCAGCAGGTGCGTCTGCCTGGCTTCCGTCAGGGCAAGGTCCCCCGCCGCATCCTGGAGCAGCGCTTCAAGGATCAGGTCGAGGACGAGGTCATCCAGCGCGTCGTGCAGACGGCGTACGTGGAGGCCATCCGCGAGCACAACGTGGACGTCGTCGCCAACCCCCAGGTGACCAACTCCGGCATCAAGCCGGACGCGCCCTTCACCTTCGAGGCCCGGGTGGAGGTGAAGCCCAAGGTCGAGGCGAAGGACTACGTCGAGCTGCCCCTGACGAAGTCGGAGACGGCCGTCACCGACGAGCAGCTCAACGAGCAGCTGGAGCGCATGCGCCAGTCCATGGGCCGGCTGGAGCCGGTGACGGACCGTGACACCGCCGCCGCCGGTGACAACGTCACCGCGGACTTCGAGGCCACCGTGGACGGCCAGCCGTTCCCCGGCAGCAAGGGCGAGGGCGTGGGCTTCCAGGTGCAGCCCGGCGAGCTGATGGAGGGCAAGGCCGCTGCCCTGGAGGGCGTCAAGGTCGGCGAGTCCAAGGACATCGACTACGCCTTCGCCCAGGACTACCGCGTCGAAGAGGTCCGCGGGAAGACGGCGCGCTTCCATGTCACCGTGAAGAGCCTCCAGAAGGAGATCGTCCCCGAGCTCAACGACGAGTTCGCCAAGAGCTCGGGCATCGCCCAGTCCCTGGACGAGCTGCGCACCAAGCTGCGCACCGACATGGAGCGCTCGCGCAAGTCCCAGGTGGAGGGCGAGGAGCGCGAGGCCCTGATGAAGGCCGTCATCGAGCGCAACCCCTTCGAGGTGCCCCGCGCCATGGTGGAGCGCGCCATGGACTCCATGCTGCGCGGCGCCCTGCAGCAGCTGCAGCGCCAGGGCGTGGACCCCAGCCGCCTCAACCTGGACTTCAACCGCCTGCGCGAGGAGATGCGCGAGAAGGCCCTCCAGGAAGTGAAGGGCACGCTGCTGTTCGAGGCCATCGCCCAGAAGGAGGGCATCCAGGCCTCCGACGCGGACGTGGACGCGCGCATCGAACAGCTCGCCACCGAGGCCGGTCAGCCGGTCGCCGTGGTGAAGAAGTACTTCAAGGGCCCGGACGAGCGGCTCGGGTTGGCTCTCCGACTGAGGGAGGAAAAGACGATTGAATTCCTGAGGTCGCGGGCGAAGTATTCGTAA
- the bet gene encoding phage recombination protein Bet encodes MSEANPHQKTDGANTQGTWSRERSELVRRTICPKGISEDEFALFIEQCKRSGLDPLLKEAFCVARRQNTGNRERPNWVTKYEFQPSEAGMLARAERFPDFRGIQASAVFAEDEIVVDQGKGEVVHRFNPAKRKGALVGAWARVVRDGKLPVVVWLDFSGYVQQTPLWAKIPTTMIEKCARVAALRKAYPEAFGGLYVREEMPAEDYEPQQHHEEPTPGASGPYEVLGSKPGPMKASFPTLAPAPVVKEEKPREAAPRLDIDVPLAPVPAREAAVPVEAVPAPAAPTRRQGKAAVEAEPEEKQAAVEAAPRPKASAVVVAFGPYKGKTASELSDEELSETIDMANEKLMEQPKARWAKAMRENLAALEAETELRCRVPASGKNGSGVAHEA; translated from the coding sequence GTGAGTGAAGCCAACCCCCACCAGAAGACGGATGGAGCGAACACCCAGGGTACGTGGAGCCGTGAGCGCTCGGAGCTCGTGCGGCGCACCATCTGCCCCAAGGGCATCAGCGAGGACGAGTTCGCCCTCTTCATCGAGCAGTGCAAGCGCAGCGGTCTGGACCCCCTCCTCAAGGAGGCCTTCTGCGTGGCGCGCCGGCAGAACACCGGCAACCGCGAGCGCCCCAACTGGGTGACGAAGTACGAGTTCCAGCCCTCCGAGGCGGGGATGCTCGCCCGGGCGGAGCGCTTCCCGGATTTCAGGGGCATCCAGGCGAGCGCGGTGTTCGCCGAGGACGAAATCGTCGTGGACCAGGGCAAGGGCGAGGTGGTGCACCGCTTCAACCCGGCCAAGCGCAAGGGCGCGCTGGTGGGCGCCTGGGCGCGCGTGGTGCGGGACGGGAAGCTGCCCGTCGTCGTGTGGCTGGACTTCAGCGGCTACGTCCAGCAGACGCCGCTGTGGGCCAAGATTCCCACGACGATGATAGAGAAGTGCGCCCGCGTGGCGGCCCTGCGCAAGGCGTACCCGGAGGCCTTCGGCGGCCTGTACGTGCGCGAGGAGATGCCGGCGGAGGACTACGAGCCCCAGCAGCATCACGAGGAGCCCACCCCGGGCGCCAGCGGCCCCTACGAAGTCCTGGGCTCGAAGCCCGGCCCCATGAAGGCCTCCTTCCCCACCCTGGCGCCCGCGCCGGTCGTCAAGGAGGAGAAGCCGCGCGAGGCCGCGCCGAGGCTGGACATCGACGTGCCGCTGGCACCGGTGCCCGCTCGCGAGGCCGCGGTGCCGGTGGAGGCCGTGCCCGCCCCGGCCGCCCCCACCCGCCGTCAGGGCAAGGCGGCGGTGGAGGCCGAGCCCGAGGAGAAGCAGGCCGCCGTCGAGGCGGCGCCGCGTCCCAAGGCGAGCGCGGTGGTGGTGGCGTTCGGCCCGTACAAGGGGAAGACGGCCTCTGAGCTCTCCGACGAGGAGCTCAGTGAGACCATCGACATGGCCAACGAGAAGCTGATGGAGCAGCCGAAGGCGCGCTGGGCCAAGGCGATGCGGGAGAACCTGGCCGCGCTGGAGGCGGAGACGGAGCTGCGCTGCCGCGTCCCGGCCTCCGGGAAGAACGGCAGCGGCGTGGCCCACGAGGCCTGA
- the clpP gene encoding ATP-dependent Clp endopeptidase proteolytic subunit ClpP — translation MPFMPVPYVIEQTHRGERSYDIYSRLLKDRIVMLGTEIDDDVANVIVAQLLFLESEDPDKDINLYVNSPGGSVTAGLAIYDTMQYLKCPVSTICVGQAASMGAVLLLAGAKGKRYSLPSSRIMIHQPLGGVRGQATDIEIQAREILRMKAKLNELIVKHTGQSIERVEKDTDRDYFMGATEAKAYGIIDEIQTPRKVVGLGKEEKK, via the coding sequence ATGCCCTTCATGCCCGTTCCCTACGTCATCGAGCAGACCCACCGTGGTGAGCGCTCGTACGACATCTACAGCCGGCTCCTGAAGGACCGCATCGTCATGCTGGGCACGGAAATCGACGACGACGTGGCCAACGTCATCGTCGCCCAGCTCCTGTTCCTCGAGTCCGAGGACCCGGACAAGGACATCAACCTCTACGTCAACTCGCCTGGTGGCTCGGTGACGGCCGGCCTGGCCATCTACGACACCATGCAGTACCTGAAGTGTCCGGTGTCCACCATCTGCGTGGGGCAGGCGGCCTCCATGGGGGCCGTCCTCCTGCTCGCCGGTGCCAAGGGCAAGCGCTACTCCCTGCCCTCCAGCCGCATCATGATTCACCAGCCGCTCGGCGGCGTGCGCGGCCAGGCGACGGACATCGAAATCCAGGCCCGGGAAATCCTCCGGATGAAGGCCAAGCTCAACGAGCTCATCGTCAAGCACACCGGCCAGTCCATCGAGCGGGTGGAGAAGGACACGGACCGCGACTACTTCATGGGCGCGACCGAGGCGAAGGCCTACGGCATCATCGATGAAATCCAGACCCCCCGGAAGGTCGTGGGGCTGGGCAAGGAAGAGAAGAAGTAG
- a CDS encoding outer membrane protein assembly factor BamD — MRSAVAFLTSVLLLTSGCAALTQGQAGEPDYATAAEENLRLGTEALENKDLFRAQKYFEYVRTKFPYQDAAREAELKLADVEFTREAWPEARDQYQNFIKLHPTHPLVDYAAYRSALTHVEDYPSEFFALPPSEEKDQGEIQAALVTMEEFRRNYPQSQYADEAKAHADDARKRLAEHELYVARFYEKRERYKAVAQRLENLLKRYPGTPHDEEALFTLHSAYVKLNDTQRAQDTLKQVLRRLPGTPAAERAQRMLGT; from the coding sequence ATGCGTTCCGCCGTCGCCTTCCTGACTTCCGTTCTGCTGCTGACCTCCGGCTGCGCGGCCCTGACCCAGGGCCAGGCCGGCGAGCCCGACTACGCCACCGCCGCCGAGGAGAACCTTCGGCTCGGCACGGAGGCCCTGGAGAACAAGGACCTCTTCCGGGCGCAGAAGTACTTCGAGTACGTGCGCACCAAGTTCCCCTACCAGGACGCCGCCCGCGAGGCGGAGCTGAAGCTGGCGGACGTGGAGTTCACCCGCGAGGCCTGGCCGGAGGCGCGAGACCAGTACCAGAACTTCATCAAGCTCCACCCCACGCACCCCCTGGTGGACTACGCGGCCTACCGCTCGGCCCTCACCCACGTGGAGGACTACCCCTCGGAGTTCTTCGCCCTGCCGCCCTCGGAGGAGAAGGACCAGGGGGAAATCCAGGCCGCGCTGGTCACCATGGAGGAGTTCCGCCGCAACTACCCCCAGTCGCAGTACGCCGACGAGGCCAAGGCCCACGCCGACGACGCGCGCAAGCGCCTGGCCGAGCACGAGCTGTACGTGGCCCGCTTCTACGAGAAGCGCGAGCGCTACAAGGCCGTGGCCCAGCGCCTGGAGAACCTCCTCAAGCGCTACCCGGGCACGCCCCATGACGAGGAGGCCCTCTTCACCCTGCACTCGGCCTACGTGAAGCTGAACGACACCCAGCGCGCGCAGGACACGCTGAAGCAGGTGCTGCGCCGCCTGCCCGGGACGCCCGCCGCGGAGCGTGCCCAGCGAATGCTGGGGACGTGA